In Cyanobacteriota bacterium, the DNA window GGGCAACCCAGAGTTTTGGGTCGCTGTCGTTAAGCCGGGACGCATTCTGTTTGAAATTGGCGGTGTCTCTGAGGAGGTAGCCCGTGAAGCCATGCGACTAGCCGCCTACAAGCTACCCATCAAGACCAAGTTCTTAGTGCGCGAGGCAGAGCATACTGGCCAGGAGGCATCGGGGGAGGTTGTTACTAATGTTGCTGTGGAGGGATGATGGCAATGGCACTTTCAAAAATCGCTGAGCTGCGTAAGCTGGATGATCAAGCGATCGCTGATGAAATCTTAGCTGTTAAGCGTCAGTTATTTGAATTACGGCTGCAAAAGGCCACGAAGCAAGAACCAAAACCTCATCAGTTCAAACATGCTCGCCATCGCCTAGCACAACTGATGACCATTGAGGCAGAACGGCAGCGAGCTGCTCGCTCAAATGCTAATCATGTCGCAAGTTAATGTTGGGAGGAGATCACTATGGCAGTGAAAGAAAGGGTTGGGTTGGTTGTCAGTGACAAGATGGATAAGACCGTTGTGGTAGCAGTAGAAAACCGTTCATCTCATCCTAAGTACGGCAAAATCATCG includes these proteins:
- the rpmC gene encoding 50S ribosomal protein L29 — its product is MALSKIAELRKLDDQAIADEILAVKRQLFELRLQKATKQEPKPHQFKHARHRLAQLMTIEAERQRAARSNANHVAS